The segment TGGCCGGCACGCTCGCGTGGCCCGGCTCCTGGGCGATCGCCCGGGCGCACTGGCGGTACGGGGCGGGCGAGCTGCGACGGTCGGTGTCGAAGCGGGCCTTCACGGAGGCGGTACGGCGACTGCTTCCGGTGGTGGAGGAGTCGGACCTGCGGCGGGCGGCTGCGGGCGTCCGGGCGCAGGCGGTGCTGCGGGACGGGACGCTGGTCGACGACTTCCTGATCAGGGAGGCGGCGCGGACGGTCCACGTCCTGAACGCGCCTTCCCCCGCGGCGACGGCGTCACTGCCGATCGGCCGAGAGGTAGCGGGCCGAGCACTGGCCCTGCTGTAGCCCCGGCCCCTGCGGCCCGACACCCGTCCCAGGGCGGAGGTGGGGTGGGGCGCCGTAGAATCGGGGGCATTGTGTCTGAGCAGCCAGAGAACAGCGCGCCGCCCGTTGCCGCGTCCGCCGAGTCCGTACAGCCCGTCACTCAGCGGGGCAGTCAGAGGTTCGCGCCCGGCGAGGGGCCCCTGCCCGATCCCGCCGGGTCCCATCACGAGCGGCGGATCCGCAGCTTCCAGCCGCGGCGCAGCCGCGTCACCACCGGTCAGGCCGAGGCGCTGCTCAAGCGGTGGCCCGACTGGGGTCTCGACATCGACGGCAAGCGGGTCCTCGACCTCGGCGAGATGTTCGACGGGCTTCCCGTCGTCCTCGAGATCGGCTTCGGCATGGGCGAGGCGACCGCGCAGATGGCCGCCGCCGACCCCGGCACCGGCATCCTCGCCGTGGACGTCCACACCCCCGGCCAGGGCAATCTGCTCGGTCTCGCCGACCGGAACGGGCTGACCAACGTCCGGGTCGCCAACGGCGACGCGATCATCCTGCTCCGCGAGATGCTCGACAAGGACGCCCTCGACGGCTGCCGCGTCTACTTCCCGGACCCCTGGCCCAAGGCCCGCCACCACAAGCGGCGCCTCATCCAGCCCGAGTTCCTCAGCCTCCTCGCGACCCGGCTCAGGCCCGGCGGCGTGCTTCACTGCGCCACCGACTGGGAGCCGTACGCCGAGCAGATGCTGGAGGTGCTCTCCGCGCATCCGGACTTCGAGAACACCCGGCCCGACGGCGGCTTCGCGCCCCGCCCCGACTTCCGTCCCCTCACCCGCTTCGAGGGCCAGGGGCTGGACAAGGGCCACGTCGTGCACGATCTCCTCTTCCGGAGGAAGTGACCGAAGAAAGCCACCGGGGGCGCTAATCCTTCGCCCCCTGTCGGTGGGGGTCGTTAGGGTCGCTCACGTGTCCTACCCCGCCCCCACCGCAGCCGGCACCGCTCCCGTCCCCCACCGGGACACCGAGGAGCCGGCCTTCCCGGCCGCCGCCGACCGGTCCCAGTGGCGCTACCGGCCCCGCCGGGCCTTCTGGCGCAGCCGGCTGGTCCGGGCCGTCACCGTCATCACCGTGCTCGCGATCTGCGCCCTGTTCATCCTCGGGCTCGTCCGCGAGCAGACCGGCACCGAGGGCTTCCTCGTCGGACTGGGCCTCGCGGTGCTCCCCGTACCGCTGCTGATGGCGGCGTTCCGCTGGCTCGACCGGGTCGAGCCGGGGCCGTGGAAGAACCTGCTGTTCGCGTTCGCCTGGGGCGCCTTCGCCGCCGCGCTCGTCGCGATCCTGGCGAACTCCTTCGCGGTCCGCTGGATCGCGACGGCCACCGCGGATCCGGCCTCGGCGGACACCCTCGGCGCGACGGTCGTCGCGCCCGTGGTGGAGGAGAGCGCGAAGGCCGCCGCGGTCCTGCTGCTCTTCCTCTTCCGCAGGAAGCACTTCGGCGGGCTCGTCGACGGCGTGGTGGTCGCCGGGTTCACCGCGACCGGCTTCGCCTTCACGGAGAACATCCTCTACCTCGGCAACGCCTTCGGCGAGGACCAGGAGTTCGGCTCCACCGGCCTCGGCTCGGTGACCGCCGCGACCTTCTTCGTCCGGGTCGTGATGTCGCCGTTCGCGCATCCGCTCTTCACCGTGCTCACCGGCATCGGCTTCGGCCTCGCCGCCCTCGCACCGCGCGGCAGGCGACTCCGCCGGGTGCTGCTGCCGCTCGCCGGGCTGCTGCTCGCCATGACCCTGCACGCCGCGTGGAACGGCTCGGCCACCTTCGGCGGCCCGCTGGCCTTCTACGCGGTGTACGGAGCGCTGATGGTCCCGGCCTTCGGCCTGCTGACCTGGCTCGCGGTGTGGAGCCGGCAGCGCGAGCTGCGCACGATATCCGGCGAGCTCCCGGCGTACGCGGCGGCCGGCTGGATCTCCCCCGCCGAGCCGCTCGCGCTCGCCTCGATGCGCGCCCGCCAGCTGGCCCGCTCCTTCGCCGCCCGTACGTACGGCCCGCCGGCCGCGCGGACCGTCGGCGAGTACGAGTCGTTCGCGACGACCCTCGCGTTCCTGCGGGACCGGGCCCGGCGCGGCACGGCCGGGCCCGACTTCCCGGTCCGGGAGCAGGAGTTGCTCCACCACCTGTGGCAGCGCCGGGAGGTCGCCTCTCCCGCCCTCACGTACGCGGCACGGGCGACGGGCCAGGTGTGGGCGCCGCCGCAGTACCTGGACTACGACGGCTTCAACCCGTACCGGCGTTAGATCGTGTCCGGAAAGCAGCGGGCCGGGCGGGACTTTCCGGACACGACACCCCCTAGGCGGCCGACGCCTCCGTGAGGAGGGTCAGCTCCGCCTCCGTGAGCGTGAGCTCGGCCGCCGCGACGAGCGCCGGGACCTGCTCGACCGTGCGCGCCGAGGCGATCGGGGCGACCACGGTCGGGCGGGAGGCGAGCCAGGCGAGGGCGACGGAGGCGAGTTCCGCGCCGTGCGCCTCGGCGACGGTGTCGAGGGCGGAGAGCACGGCCCGGCCCCGCTCGGTGTCCAGGTGCCCGCCGGCCCCGGAGGCACGGG is part of the Streptomyces sp. NBC_00250 genome and harbors:
- the trmB gene encoding tRNA (guanosine(46)-N7)-methyltransferase TrmB, with protein sequence MSEQPENSAPPVAASAESVQPVTQRGSQRFAPGEGPLPDPAGSHHERRIRSFQPRRSRVTTGQAEALLKRWPDWGLDIDGKRVLDLGEMFDGLPVVLEIGFGMGEATAQMAAADPGTGILAVDVHTPGQGNLLGLADRNGLTNVRVANGDAIILLREMLDKDALDGCRVYFPDPWPKARHHKRRLIQPEFLSLLATRLRPGGVLHCATDWEPYAEQMLEVLSAHPDFENTRPDGGFAPRPDFRPLTRFEGQGLDKGHVVHDLLFRRK
- a CDS encoding PrsW family intramembrane metalloprotease, coding for MSYPAPTAAGTAPVPHRDTEEPAFPAAADRSQWRYRPRRAFWRSRLVRAVTVITVLAICALFILGLVREQTGTEGFLVGLGLAVLPVPLLMAAFRWLDRVEPGPWKNLLFAFAWGAFAAALVAILANSFAVRWIATATADPASADTLGATVVAPVVEESAKAAAVLLLFLFRRKHFGGLVDGVVVAGFTATGFAFTENILYLGNAFGEDQEFGSTGLGSVTAATFFVRVVMSPFAHPLFTVLTGIGFGLAALAPRGRRLRRVLLPLAGLLLAMTLHAAWNGSATFGGPLAFYAVYGALMVPAFGLLTWLAVWSRQRELRTISGELPAYAAAGWISPAEPLALASMRARQLARSFAARTYGPPAARTVGEYESFATTLAFLRDRARRGTAGPDFPVREQELLHHLWQRREVASPALTYAARATGQVWAPPQYLDYDGFNPYRR